From one Gemella morbillorum genomic stretch:
- a CDS encoding transporter substrate-binding domain-containing protein yields the protein MKKLLLLITAMVAAITLTACSGAKTTKTKMDEIKEKGKIVLGVSPDYPPYEFTTTENGQKKVVGADIYLAQEIAKKLGVEVEIQEMAFDSLIAAVNANKVDMVISGVNPTEERKKAVDFSDIYYTGKGIFVVNKDSAEIKSVADLKGKKVGVQKGSTYETYAKEQLKIEDKDLQSLTDVPSLLQDLKNKKIDVVLIPDDVAKIAINKYNDIKISAFSAENDPEATGMAIVFKKAKDGSNKTLLEQVNAVIKEIKEKNLFEKELDKYAKLAAASE from the coding sequence ATGAAAAAATTATTACTATTAATAACTGCAATGGTTGCAGCAATTACGTTAACAGCTTGTTCAGGGGCAAAAACAACTAAAACAAAGATGGATGAAATTAAAGAAAAAGGTAAAATTGTCCTAGGAGTTTCTCCAGACTATCCACCTTATGAGTTTACAACTACAGAAAATGGGCAAAAGAAAGTGGTTGGAGCAGATATTTATCTAGCTCAAGAAATAGCTAAAAAACTAGGCGTAGAAGTAGAAATTCAAGAAATGGCTTTTGATTCACTAATTGCAGCAGTAAATGCTAATAAAGTTGATATGGTTATTTCTGGAGTAAATCCTACTGAAGAAAGAAAAAAAGCAGTAGATTTTTCTGATATATACTATACAGGTAAAGGTATTTTTGTAGTTAACAAAGATTCTGCTGAGATAAAATCAGTTGCAGATTTAAAAGGGAAAAAAGTTGGAGTTCAAAAAGGATCTACATATGAAACATATGCTAAAGAACAATTAAAAATTGAAGATAAAGATTTACAATCTTTAACAGATGTGCCAAGCTTACTACAAGATTTAAAAAATAAAAAAATTGATGTAGTACTAATTCCAGATGATGTAGCAAAAATTGCAATTAATAAATACAATGACATTAAAATTAGTGCATTTAGTGCAGAAAATGATCCAGAAGCAACAGGTATGGCTATTGTCTTCAAAAAAGCAAAAGATGGTAGCAACAAAACTTTATTAGAGCAAGTTAATGCCGTTATTAAAGAAATTAAAGAGAAAAATCTATTTGAAAAAGAATTAGATAAATATGCAAAACTTGCTGCTGCAAGTGAATAG
- a CDS encoding amino acid ABC transporter ATP-binding protein, whose protein sequence is MLEIKNLHKKFGKLEVLNGVNISVEKGEKIVILGSSGSGKSTALRCVNLLETPTGGQILYNGEDITKQNINKYRKKVGMVFQNFNLFPNMSVLENITLAPKAFGDDTDENIEKKAIELLKRVGLEDKKDVYPNSLSGGQKQRVAIARALANSPEVLLFDEPTSALDPEMVKEVLDVIKELSEEGLTMLIVTHEMNFAKEVADKVIFMDGGIVLEEGTPSEIFDNPKEERTKEFFSKIL, encoded by the coding sequence TTGTTAGAAATAAAAAATTTGCATAAAAAATTCGGTAAATTAGAAGTATTAAATGGTGTGAATATTAGTGTAGAAAAAGGGGAGAAAATCGTAATTCTAGGTTCTAGTGGTAGTGGAAAAAGTACAGCATTACGTTGTGTAAACTTATTAGAAACTCCTACTGGTGGACAAATATTATACAACGGGGAAGACATTACTAAACAAAATATCAATAAGTATAGAAAAAAAGTAGGAATGGTATTCCAAAATTTTAATCTATTTCCAAATATGAGTGTTCTAGAAAATATAACGCTAGCACCAAAAGCTTTTGGAGATGATACTGATGAAAACATAGAGAAGAAAGCAATAGAATTATTGAAGAGAGTAGGGCTTGAAGATAAAAAAGATGTCTATCCAAATAGTCTTTCGGGCGGCCAAAAACAACGTGTTGCGATAGCACGTGCGTTAGCCAACTCACCAGAAGTATTATTATTTGACGAACCTACTAGTGCTTTGGATCCAGAAATGGTAAAAGAAGTATTAGATGTAATTAAAGAGCTGTCAGAAGAAGGATTAACTATGTTAATAGTTACTCATGAAATGAACTTTGCTAAAGAAGTTGCTGATAAAGTAATCTTTATGGATGGTGGAATAGTTTTAGAAGAGGGAACACCGTCAGAGATATTTGACAATCCAAAAGAAGAAAGAACTAAAGAATTCTTTTCAAAAATTTTATAA
- a CDS encoding ABC transporter ATP-binding protein yields the protein MTQVLKIENLSGGYNRKKIIENINIEIPKGSITALIGLNGAGKSTTIKHILGLLRPMDGEIKVNGITIRENNEKYRKSISYIPESPVLYDELTLEEHINLTAMAYGLNMKEAWQKADVLLKLFKLSDKKKFFPVHFSKGMKQKVMIICSFLVEPNLYIIDEPFLGLDPIAINDLINLMCEKRDNGASILMSTHILATAEKYCDNFIIIHEGKILASGKLSYLRKEFNMADASLDEIYLALTTRGQDE from the coding sequence ATGACACAAGTGTTAAAAATAGAAAATCTTAGTGGTGGGTACAACCGTAAAAAGATTATAGAAAATATTAATATAGAGATTCCTAAAGGAAGTATCACTGCTTTAATAGGTTTAAATGGAGCAGGGAAGAGTACAACGATTAAACACATTTTAGGTTTATTACGCCCTATGGACGGAGAGATAAAGGTTAATGGAATTACAATAAGAGAAAATAATGAAAAATATAGAAAAAGTATTAGTTATATTCCAGAATCACCAGTTTTATATGATGAATTAACTTTGGAAGAACACATAAATTTAACAGCTATGGCATATGGCTTAAATATGAAAGAAGCATGGCAAAAAGCTGATGTTCTATTGAAATTGTTTAAATTAAGTGATAAAAAGAAATTTTTCCCAGTTCATTTTTCAAAAGGGATGAAACAGAAAGTTATGATAATTTGTTCTTTCCTTGTAGAACCTAACTTATACATAATAGATGAACCATTTTTAGGGTTAGATCCTATAGCAATTAATGATCTAATTAATTTAATGTGCGAAAAAAGAGATAATGGAGCGAGTATTTTGATGTCTACTCATATTCTAGCTACAGCAGAAAAGTATTGCGATAATTTCATTATAATTCATGAAGGTAAAATATTGGCTAGTGGAAAATTATCATATTTGAGAAAAGAGTTTAATATGGCAGATGCATCTTTAGATGAAATTTATCTAGCGTTGACTACGAGAGGTCAAGATGAGTAA
- a CDS encoding amino acid ABC transporter permease: protein MFDFLPKYYTTYIDATVTTLKVSLIALLIGLLLGIVICLAKISTIKVLNVLATIYVEVIRNTPILVQIMIIYFALPEVGISFTPFMSAIIALSINSGAYVSEIFRSGILAIDKGQMEAGRSLGLSYFQTMKFIILPQALKNSLPALGNEFISLVKESSIVYFVGVADIMFAANTVKNATYETFGPYLIAAAIYFIITSVLSFLVKRLEKKLAK, encoded by the coding sequence ATGTTTGATTTTCTTCCAAAGTATTATACAACTTATATAGACGCAACCGTAACAACATTAAAAGTATCACTTATTGCGTTATTAATAGGATTGTTACTAGGAATAGTAATTTGTTTAGCCAAAATAAGTACAATAAAAGTATTGAATGTACTAGCAACAATTTATGTTGAAGTAATTAGAAATACTCCAATATTAGTGCAAATTATGATTATATACTTTGCTCTTCCAGAAGTAGGAATATCATTTACTCCATTTATGTCAGCAATAATTGCATTATCTATAAATTCAGGAGCTTATGTGAGCGAAATTTTCCGTTCGGGAATATTAGCTATAGATAAAGGTCAGATGGAGGCTGGACGCTCTTTAGGTCTTAGTTACTTCCAAACGATGAAATTTATCATTTTACCACAAGCATTAAAAAATAGTTTACCAGCTTTAGGTAATGAGTTTATATCGCTAGTAAAAGAATCATCAATAGTATACTTTGTCGGGGTAGCGGATATAATGTTTGCAGCCAATACTGTAAAAAATGCAACTTATGAAACATTTGGTCCATATTTAATAGCTGCGGCAATATATTTTATAATTACATCAGTATTATCATTCCTAGTAAAAAGACTAGAAAAAAAATTAGCAAAGTAG
- a CDS encoding ABC transporter ATP-binding protein, with protein sequence MLEFRNVSFTYKNSEEKVLNNVSFKINEGECILLTGVSGSGKSTIVHLMNGLIPALYEGELTGKIYYNNTSLESIKTYDIAKDIGYVSQDPRGHFFTTNTTSELVFAMENFGISLDEMKKRYNAVVELLELEEIVDKNILYISSGERQKIAIGCSLTLIPRVIILDEPSSNLDFRMTKKLTILIEKLKNKGYTIIIAEHRIHYIQKLIDKVLIVNKGMTKEITIDDLKNTTDFPLRTLDVFNLQLENISSKNKDLLLQIDNVSYGDILLQISTSINKGDVIGLIGRNGAGKTTLLRMLTNIMNPTKGKILGNVKPFLVMQDMDYQFFTESVLSEIRFGNEGVENDKINNLLEELGLNKFKDKIPFELSGGQKQRLLISIAAISNVNLLMFDEPTSGLDYINMEKVSSVLKNLSKENALIIATHDIEFLYKTCNRIIYLDNKTIKKDFYLDNESKSEVQNIFINMEG encoded by the coding sequence ATGTTAGAATTTAGAAATGTGTCTTTTACTTATAAGAATTCAGAAGAGAAGGTGTTAAATAATGTGAGTTTTAAAATTAATGAGGGGGAGTGTATTTTATTAACAGGAGTATCTGGAAGTGGGAAGTCAACTATTGTTCATTTAATGAATGGGCTTATACCAGCTTTATATGAAGGAGAATTAACTGGGAAAATATATTATAATAATACTTCTTTAGAAAGTATAAAAACATATGACATAGCAAAAGATATCGGTTATGTTAGCCAAGATCCAAGAGGACATTTTTTTACTACAAACACAACGAGTGAGCTTGTATTTGCTATGGAAAATTTTGGAATTTCTCTAGATGAAATGAAAAAAAGGTATAATGCAGTTGTTGAATTATTAGAACTGGAAGAAATTGTTGATAAGAATATTTTGTATATTTCTAGTGGGGAGCGTCAAAAAATAGCGATTGGGTGTAGTTTAACATTAATACCGAGAGTAATAATATTAGATGAACCATCATCTAACTTAGATTTTCGCATGACAAAGAAATTAACAATATTAATTGAAAAACTGAAAAATAAAGGTTATACAATAATTATTGCAGAGCATAGAATACATTATATTCAAAAATTAATAGATAAGGTTTTAATTGTAAATAAAGGTATGACTAAGGAAATAACAATTGATGATTTGAAAAACACCACTGATTTTCCTTTAAGAACTCTAGATGTATTTAATTTACAGCTAGAAAATATTAGCTCAAAAAATAAAGACTTACTACTGCAGATTGATAATGTAAGTTATGGAGATATATTATTGCAAATTTCAACATCTATAAATAAAGGTGATGTAATCGGTTTGATTGGAAGAAATGGTGCAGGGAAAACAACATTATTAAGGATGCTTACCAATATAATGAATCCAACTAAAGGAAAAATTTTAGGAAATGTTAAACCGTTTTTAGTGATGCAAGATATGGATTATCAATTTTTTACAGAATCAGTTTTAAGTGAAATACGTTTTGGAAATGAAGGAGTTGAGAATGATAAAATTAATAATCTATTAGAAGAATTGGGATTAAATAAATTTAAAGATAAAATTCCTTTTGAATTGTCAGGAGGGCAAAAACAAAGGTTACTCATTTCTATAGCTGCAATATCTAATGTAAATTTATTGATGTTTGATGAACCAACTAGTGGTCTAGATTATATAAATATGGAAAAGGTTAGTAGTGTGTTAAAAAATCTATCCAAAGAAAATGCTCTAATAATAGCTACACATGATATAGAGTTTTTATATAAAACATGCAATAGAATAATATACTTAGATAATAAGACGATAAAAAAAGATTTTTATTTAGATAATGAAAGTAAATCAGAAGTTCAGAATATTTTTATAAATATGGAGGGATAA
- a CDS encoding energy-coupling factor transporter transmembrane component T → MIKLNPLTLVILNILFPVVIFLGKGIIYETICLLIAIVVLSIYKRYLQILKFIIWYISFSILAYLISISNIIWIADLFGTLVYIILRMTPVMMIAYILVKDIKSNELLSAFEQIHLPKKIMLSITVALRFFPTYKLEIRMIRESLKMRNINLKITEPLKFLEYWLVPVLMRMNLIAEEMTATAMTKGVESPMRRTSFYNVKMRIIDYIFLIIVFIIFVFLLIGGIK, encoded by the coding sequence ATGATAAAGTTAAATCCATTAACGCTGGTAATATTAAACATTTTATTTCCAGTAGTTATCTTTTTAGGGAAAGGTATAATTTATGAAACTATTTGTCTATTGATTGCAATTGTAGTTTTATCTATATACAAACGCTATTTACAAATATTAAAATTTATAATTTGGTATATATCTTTTTCAATACTAGCTTATTTAATATCAATTAGTAATATAATTTGGATTGCAGATCTATTTGGAACATTAGTTTACATTATCCTCAGAATGACACCGGTTATGATGATTGCTTATATTTTAGTAAAAGACATAAAAAGTAATGAATTATTATCTGCATTTGAACAAATTCATTTACCAAAAAAAATTATGTTAAGTATTACAGTAGCTTTAAGATTTTTCCCAACATATAAATTGGAAATTAGAATGATTAGAGAATCATTAAAGATGAGAAATATTAATTTAAAAATTACAGAACCGCTAAAATTTTTAGAGTATTGGCTAGTCCCAGTTCTAATGAGGATGAATCTTATTGCAGAAGAAATGACAGCAACAGCTATGACAAAAGGGGTAGAGTCACCAATGAGAAGGACATCATTTTATAATGTGAAAATGAGAATAATTGATTATATTTTCTTAATTATTGTCTTTATAATTTTTGTATTTCTATTAATAGGGGGCATTAAATAA
- the coaE gene encoding dephospho-CoA kinase (Dephospho-CoA kinase (CoaE) performs the final step in coenzyme A biosynthesis.) — protein sequence MIKLYLSDFMEMMILIIGITGSIACGKSLVSNYLQEKGYTIIDADKIGHMALENDEVKKQLVNKFGKSILKDNEVNRVTLGKLVFENNENLKELNNIIHPQIRKNISEQIQVHKNEKLVFVDVPLLFEAKFDDLVEKIIVISLDEKIQLERLMNRNSLSKEEALQRIKSQIPVREKEKLGDYVVDNSFTQENTYNQVDRILEKLKLGE from the coding sequence GTGATAAAATTATATTTAAGTGATTTTATGGAGATGATGATTTTGATTATAGGAATTACTGGAAGTATAGCATGTGGAAAAAGTCTAGTATCTAACTATTTGCAAGAAAAGGGTTATACAATTATAGATGCAGATAAAATAGGGCATATGGCACTAGAGAATGATGAAGTAAAAAAACAACTTGTCAATAAATTTGGAAAGTCAATACTAAAAGATAATGAAGTAAATAGAGTAACTTTAGGAAAATTAGTATTCGAAAATAATGAAAATTTAAAAGAGTTAAATAATATAATTCATCCTCAAATTAGAAAAAATATTTCAGAACAAATACAAGTGCATAAAAATGAGAAATTAGTCTTTGTAGATGTCCCTTTGTTGTTTGAAGCAAAATTTGATGATTTAGTAGAAAAAATTATTGTCATATCTTTAGATGAGAAAATTCAACTAGAAAGACTTATGAACAGAAATTCTTTATCAAAAGAAGAGGCATTACAAAGAATAAAAAGTCAAATACCAGTTCGAGAAAAAGAAAAACTGGGGGATTATGTTGTAGATAATAGTTTCACTCAAGAAAATACTTATAACCAAGTAGATAGAATTTTAGAAAAATTAAAACTAGGAGAATAA
- a CDS encoding protoporphyrinogen/coproporphyrinogen oxidase: protein MKNIAIIGGDLSGVSCAYFLDKFSGANSKKFNIDLIEKDLEFANDKFGKFQYGQEIYDNGWHNSINEQGVLFYLMVELGLHRYLIQSGLTKKVFFTKEGIKYLPDKMLYGYPLDKKEILLSDIFTFKEKLSVLYNMHNTLEDENVEKLTVEEFFKANINEHIYIKLIEPLLTSHYGSDISTQNMVSLMPELSFLTIQKEDINKILEDMYNRRVIDNITVGREYRLKFTLKSFIETLESNFSGKVFLEFNRDVEKIEKKGEKYLVYSNGSIYQYDYLILTLNQKNFLPWFSQDETIKDFFEDMAYVSNIVLTFVYRRDELHINREIGEIIFPKEESEYLTKLEYISNKWIDVKMSGIQIVRAYINRQEAVKKLLKKTDKEIQNIVEEEIRTVHGFVGKPERCYVSKVEDNYRFCCEKYNEKINSLSTYLAEEYPNLYIIGKSKKATNLENTILEAKETAKEIVEKIK from the coding sequence ATGAAAAATATTGCAATAATTGGTGGAGATTTGTCAGGGGTAAGCTGTGCTTATTTTCTTGATAAGTTTTCAGGTGCTAATTCTAAAAAGTTCAATATTGATTTAATAGAAAAAGATTTAGAATTTGCAAATGATAAATTTGGGAAATTTCAATATGGTCAGGAAATATATGATAATGGATGGCATAATTCTATAAATGAACAGGGAGTTTTGTTTTATCTAATGGTTGAGTTGGGTTTACACAGATACCTAATACAAAGTGGATTAACTAAAAAAGTATTTTTTACAAAAGAAGGAATAAAATATTTACCTGATAAAATGTTGTATGGTTATCCGTTAGATAAAAAAGAAATACTATTATCTGATATATTTACATTTAAAGAAAAATTATCTGTTTTATATAATATGCACAATACATTAGAAGATGAAAATGTAGAAAAACTTACAGTAGAAGAATTTTTCAAGGCAAATATAAATGAACATATTTATATTAAATTAATAGAACCACTTCTAACTAGCCACTACGGTAGTGATATTTCTACGCAAAACATGGTAAGTTTAATGCCAGAGTTATCATTTTTGACTATTCAAAAAGAAGACATCAATAAAATTTTAGAAGACATGTATAATAGAAGAGTTATTGATAATATAACAGTAGGTAGAGAATATAGATTAAAATTCACTTTAAAATCTTTTATAGAAACATTAGAATCTAATTTTTCAGGAAAAGTGTTTTTAGAATTTAATAGAGATGTTGAAAAAATAGAGAAAAAAGGTGAGAAGTATTTAGTATATTCTAATGGAAGTATTTATCAATACGATTATTTGATATTAACATTAAATCAAAAAAATTTTCTACCTTGGTTTTCTCAAGATGAAACAATAAAAGATTTTTTTGAAGATATGGCCTATGTATCGAATATAGTTTTAACTTTCGTTTATAGACGAGATGAATTGCATATAAATAGAGAAATAGGAGAAATTATTTTTCCAAAAGAGGAGAGCGAGTATTTAACTAAATTGGAATATATAAGTAATAAGTGGATTGATGTGAAAATGAGCGGTATTCAAATAGTTAGAGCTTATATAAATCGCCAAGAAGCAGTAAAAAAACTTCTTAAGAAAACTGATAAAGAGATTCAAAATATTGTTGAAGAGGAGATCCGTACTGTACATGGATTCGTTGGTAAGCCAGAGAGATGTTATGTGAGCAAAGTAGAAGATAATTATAGATTTTGTTGTGAAAAGTATAATGAAAAAATTAATAGTTTATCAACTTATTTAGCAGAAGAATATCCGAATTTATATATAATAGGTAAGTCCAAAAAAGCAACTAATCTTGAAAACACTATTTTAGAGGCAAAAGAGACTGCAAAAGAAATTGTGGAAAAAATTAAATAA
- a CDS encoding MptD family putative ECF transporter S component, with protein MKLKTKDYIFLGMATVLSLVVYMIAMVISSFLGAFGHSISPGIWGLLAGIIFVYICYNYKKFGIFTVFIIIHMIIFSIMGGAYLPWWISSITGAFLADFVLKTFGYNNVISQCAALSLINIGSACGAWIPIIFFADSYRSDWIARGQSAEAMDTSIKYGSGPWLILGIVCIITLSCIGVLIARKILKKYQK; from the coding sequence ATGAAATTAAAAACAAAAGATTATATTTTTTTAGGAATGGCAACAGTATTGTCATTAGTAGTTTACATGATAGCAATGGTTATCTCAAGCTTCTTAGGTGCATTTGGTCATAGCATATCACCTGGGATATGGGGATTATTAGCAGGAATAATCTTTGTATATATATGCTATAATTACAAAAAGTTTGGTATATTTACTGTTTTTATAATTATACATATGATTATATTTTCAATAATGGGAGGAGCGTATTTACCATGGTGGATATCTTCGATTACTGGTGCCTTTTTAGCAGATTTTGTATTAAAAACATTTGGTTATAATAATGTTATTTCTCAATGTGCAGCATTAAGTTTGATAAACATAGGAAGTGCGTGTGGTGCATGGATACCGATAATATTTTTTGCTGATTCATACAGAAGTGATTGGATAGCAAGAGGTCAATCAGCTGAAGCAATGGATACCTCAATAAAATATGGGTCAGGACCATGGTTAATCCTAGGTATAGTATGTATAATAACGTTAAGTTGTATAGGTGTATTGATCGCAAGAAAAATTTTGAAAAAATATCAAAAATAA
- a CDS encoding leucyl aminopeptidase encodes MMKFNFNKANGTKVTFIFEDIDYTNELLAYTKEKKLFSGKLNEVYCNLPFNGEKEILVGFGKKEDLLEDDIRKVFFKLGKELIRFKEQEVLLQLPKLDNIKTSSLVKAIVEGFLHSTYKFDKYKSDRKDYPEITINLITEEDSSLLESCVKEAQDVINGIFFARDLVNERAEYLYPESLANIAKNELTQLGVEVEVYDEKQCEELGLKGLLAVGRASTRKPRFIVMKYINDKTNDEIIGLVGKGVTYDTGGYSIKQTANSMDIMHCDMGGAGTVLGTMKLIATRKLKTNVIGIIGACENMISGSSYKPGDIISTLSGKTVEVLNTDAEGRITLADSVYYATEKLKVSKVIDLATLTGACLVALGEFYTGAVTNDQKFYDELVNASKKAGERIWQMPVDDSFRKLNNSSVADVKNTGGRLGGTITAGLFIENFVANNTPWIHLDIAGTAYLSKPEGYLPKGATGVHVKTLYNLLNK; translated from the coding sequence ATGATGAAATTTAATTTTAATAAAGCTAATGGAACGAAAGTAACGTTTATTTTTGAAGATATAGACTATACTAATGAATTATTAGCTTATACAAAAGAAAAAAAACTATTTAGTGGGAAATTAAACGAAGTTTATTGTAATTTACCATTTAATGGTGAAAAAGAAATTTTAGTGGGGTTTGGGAAAAAAGAAGACTTATTAGAAGACGATATAAGAAAAGTATTTTTCAAATTAGGGAAAGAACTAATAAGATTTAAGGAACAAGAAGTATTATTACAACTACCAAAACTAGATAATATAAAAACTAGTTCCCTAGTAAAAGCGATAGTGGAAGGATTCTTGCATTCTACATACAAATTTGATAAATATAAAAGTGATAGAAAAGATTATCCAGAGATAACTATCAATTTAATAACTGAAGAAGACTCATCACTATTGGAATCATGTGTAAAAGAGGCACAAGATGTTATTAATGGTATCTTCTTTGCAAGGGATTTAGTAAATGAAAGAGCAGAATATTTGTATCCAGAAAGTTTGGCAAATATAGCAAAAAATGAATTAACTCAACTTGGGGTAGAAGTAGAGGTATATGATGAAAAACAATGTGAAGAATTAGGACTAAAAGGTCTTTTGGCAGTAGGACGAGCATCAACAAGAAAACCTCGTTTTATTGTTATGAAGTATATAAATGATAAAACAAATGATGAAATTATTGGTCTGGTAGGAAAAGGTGTAACATATGATACTGGGGGATATTCAATAAAACAAACAGCTAATAGTATGGATATAATGCACTGTGATATGGGGGGTGCTGGAACTGTACTAGGAACAATGAAGCTAATAGCAACAAGAAAACTTAAAACAAATGTTATTGGAATTATTGGTGCATGTGAAAACATGATTTCAGGAAGTTCATATAAACCAGGTGATATAATTTCTACATTATCAGGAAAAACTGTGGAGGTATTGAACACAGATGCAGAAGGACGTATTACATTAGCTGATTCAGTTTATTACGCTACAGAGAAATTAAAAGTAAGTAAAGTAATAGACTTGGCAACTTTAACAGGGGCATGTTTAGTAGCACTTGGGGAGTTCTATACGGGAGCCGTAACTAATGATCAAAAATTTTATGATGAGTTAGTCAATGCATCGAAAAAGGCTGGAGAAAGAATATGGCAAATGCCAGTAGACGACAGTTTTAGAAAGTTAAATAATTCATCAGTGGCCGACGTAAAAAATACAGGAGGTCGTTTAGGTGGAACAATTACCGCAGGTTTATTTATAGAAAATTTTGTGGCTAATAATACACCATGGATTCACTTAGATATAGCAGGAACAGCGTATCTATCTAAACCAGAAGGGTACTTACCGAAAGGTGCAACAGGAGTTCATGTAAAAACATTGTACAATTTATTAAATAAATAA
- a CDS encoding ABC transporter permease, with amino-acid sequence MSNIKNIFDDRRRRERETRVTYSKYIFNSHLVMFLIIVLGAGLINYSQWLENASKLEMKTVFIAASAIFSYLLVSLKVKTFIKEADAIFLLPLEKYYGKVAIKTGIILTSIHLLFLVIFYFIIKPLLSRIGGFSGLEEFTGIVGAQFFMLIVGVMVNVFYRLAEAIYFEKKFFMKILLFLNIFLPILVVFGKYNYLEYTTFVTLIIISIIIVKNHSNVKKTLLLNNDIGYALKWNEAAEYDRHREENYLKFVSMFVDVPLNGIKVARRKYFDVLLPKLTEQNFTVENSFKYYYYRVFLRQENTVFLALRLMLIAGIIIYSFNNVYVSLVVIISYSYLTIIQLVPLYKQISNNIWHSILPVNEEIKIKSFKNLLTAVILITTFILTLLSIVVSGIDYLTIGINILSFVLANLLVRVFIAKVK; translated from the coding sequence ATGAGTAATATAAAGAATATTTTTGATGATAGAAGAAGAAGAGAACGTGAAACAAGAGTAACATATAGTAAATATATTTTCAATTCGCACTTAGTTATGTTTCTTATCATAGTGCTAGGAGCAGGGCTAATTAATTATTCACAGTGGCTAGAGAATGCTAGTAAGTTAGAGATGAAGACAGTTTTTATTGCAGCATCAGCGATATTCAGTTATCTTTTAGTATCGTTAAAAGTAAAGACTTTTATAAAAGAAGCGGATGCAATATTTTTACTTCCATTAGAAAAGTATTATGGAAAAGTAGCTATAAAAACAGGAATAATATTAACAAGTATTCATTTATTATTCTTAGTTATATTTTATTTTATAATTAAACCATTATTAAGTCGTATAGGTGGATTTAGTGGGTTAGAAGAGTTTACTGGAATCGTAGGAGCTCAATTCTTTATGCTTATTGTAGGAGTAATGGTGAATGTTTTCTATAGATTAGCAGAAGCTATTTATTTTGAGAAAAAGTTTTTTATGAAGATTTTATTATTCTTGAATATATTTCTTCCAATATTGGTCGTATTTGGTAAATATAATTATCTAGAATATACTACTTTTGTTACTTTAATAATTATATCAATAATTATTGTTAAAAATCATAGTAATGTGAAAAAAACTTTACTACTAAATAATGACATAGGTTATGCATTAAAATGGAATGAAGCAGCAGAATATGATAGACATAGAGAAGAAAATTATCTTAAGTTTGTTAGTATGTTTGTTGATGTACCACTAAATGGAATAAAAGTTGCCAGACGAAAATATTTTGATGTATTACTACCAAAATTAACCGAACAAAACTTCACAGTAGAAAATAGTTTTAAATATTATTACTATCGAGTATTTCTACGTCAAGAAAATACAGTATTTCTTGCACTAAGATTAATGTTAATAGCAGGTATTATAATATATAGCTTCAATAATGTATATGTGAGTTTAGTGGTTATTATATCATATAGTTATTTAACTATTATTCAACTTGTCCCATTGTATAAGCAAATAAGCAATAATATTTGGCATAGTATATTACCAGTTAATGAAGAAATAAAAATTAAAAGTTTTAAAAATTTATTAACAGCAGTTATTTTAATAACAACATTTATATTGACATTATTAAGTATTGTAGTAAGTGGAATAGATTATTTAACAATAGGTATAAATATTTTATCATTTGTACTGGCAAATTTATTGGTGAGGGTATTTATAGCTAAAGTTAAGTAG